The Populus trichocarpa isolate Nisqually-1 chromosome 2, P.trichocarpa_v4.1, whole genome shotgun sequence genome has a window encoding:
- the LOC7457385 gene encoding mitochondrial adenine nucleotide transporter ADNT1 isoform X1 — protein sequence MASEDVKASESAVTTIVNLAEEAKLAREGVKAPSLAILSICKSLVAGGVAGGVSRTAVAPLERMKILLQVQNPHNIKYNGTIQGLKYIWRTEGFHGLFKGNGTNCARIVPNSAVKFFSYEQASKGILYLYQQQTGNEDAQLTPLLRLGAGACAGIIAMSATYPLDMVRGRLTVQTEKSPHQYRGMFHALSTVLRQEGPRALYKGWLPSVIGVIPYVGLNFSVYESLKDWLVKARPSGLVEDSELNVTTRLACGAAAGTVGQTVAYPLDVIRRRMQMVGWKGAASIVTGDGRSKAPLEYTGMIDAFRKTVRHEGFGALYKGLVPNSVKVVPSIAIAFVTYEMVKDILGVQIRISD from the exons ATGGCATCGGAGGATGTGAAGGCGAGCGAATCGGCTGTGACTACTATTGTCAATTTGGCGGAGGAAGCTAAGCTTGCGAGAGAAGGAGTCAAGGCTCCTAGCCTTGCTATTCTTAGCATCTGCAAGTCTCTTGTTGCCGGTGGTGTTGCTGGTGGAGT GTCTCGCACTGCTGTTGCTCCCCTGGAGAGGATGAAAATACTGCTACAG GTTCAAAATCCACATAACATAAAATACAATGGAACAATTCAAGGGTTGAAATACATATGGAGGACTGAGGGTTTTCATGGACTATTCAAAGGCAATGGCACCAATTGTGCTCGTATTGTCCCAAACTCGGCAGTCAAGTTTTTCAGCTATGAGCAAGCTTCCAA GGGAATATTGTATCTCTATCAACAGCAAACTGGTAATG AGGATGCTCAGCTCACTCCTCTTTTACGCCTTGGAGCTGGAGCATGTGCAGGAATTATAGCAATGTCTGCAACTTATCCCCTGGATATGGTACGAGGCAGGCTAACTGTACAG ACTGAGAAATCACCTCATCAATATAGAGGAATGTTCCATGCTCTATCAACCGTGCTTCGGCAAGAAGGCCCACGGGCACTGTACAAGGGCTGGCTTCCTTCTGTCATTGGAGTT ATTCCATACGTGGGTCTCAACTTTTCAGTGTATGAATCTCTAAAGGATTGGTTGGTTAAAGCTAGACCATCTGGACTCGTTGAAGATTCTGAATTGAATGTGACTACAAGGCTAGCTTGTGGGGCTGCAGCTGGAACCGTTGGCCAAACTGTTGCTTATCCTCTTGATGTTATTCGCCGGCGGATGCAAATGGTGGGATGGAAAGGTGCTGCTTCCATCGTCACTGGTGATGGGAGGAGCAAGGCCCCACTCGAGTATACTGGCATGATTGATGCATTCAGGAAAACTGTTCGGCATGAGGGCTTTGGAGCATTATACAAGGGTTTGGTACCAAACTCAGTGAAG GTAGTTCCATCCATAGCAATTGCATTTGTGACATATGAGATGGTGAAAGACATTTTAGGAGTCCAGATCAGAATATCAGACTGA
- the LOC7457385 gene encoding mitochondrial adenine nucleotide transporter ADNT1 isoform X2 — MKILLQVQNPHNIKYNGTIQGLKYIWRTEGFHGLFKGNGTNCARIVPNSAVKFFSYEQASKGILYLYQQQTGNEDAQLTPLLRLGAGACAGIIAMSATYPLDMVRGRLTVQTEKSPHQYRGMFHALSTVLRQEGPRALYKGWLPSVIGVIPYVGLNFSVYESLKDWLVKARPSGLVEDSELNVTTRLACGAAAGTVGQTVAYPLDVIRRRMQMVGWKGAASIVTGDGRSKAPLEYTGMIDAFRKTVRHEGFGALYKGLVPNSVKVVPSIAIAFVTYEMVKDILGVQIRISD; from the exons ATGAAAATACTGCTACAG GTTCAAAATCCACATAACATAAAATACAATGGAACAATTCAAGGGTTGAAATACATATGGAGGACTGAGGGTTTTCATGGACTATTCAAAGGCAATGGCACCAATTGTGCTCGTATTGTCCCAAACTCGGCAGTCAAGTTTTTCAGCTATGAGCAAGCTTCCAA GGGAATATTGTATCTCTATCAACAGCAAACTGGTAATG AGGATGCTCAGCTCACTCCTCTTTTACGCCTTGGAGCTGGAGCATGTGCAGGAATTATAGCAATGTCTGCAACTTATCCCCTGGATATGGTACGAGGCAGGCTAACTGTACAG ACTGAGAAATCACCTCATCAATATAGAGGAATGTTCCATGCTCTATCAACCGTGCTTCGGCAAGAAGGCCCACGGGCACTGTACAAGGGCTGGCTTCCTTCTGTCATTGGAGTT ATTCCATACGTGGGTCTCAACTTTTCAGTGTATGAATCTCTAAAGGATTGGTTGGTTAAAGCTAGACCATCTGGACTCGTTGAAGATTCTGAATTGAATGTGACTACAAGGCTAGCTTGTGGGGCTGCAGCTGGAACCGTTGGCCAAACTGTTGCTTATCCTCTTGATGTTATTCGCCGGCGGATGCAAATGGTGGGATGGAAAGGTGCTGCTTCCATCGTCACTGGTGATGGGAGGAGCAAGGCCCCACTCGAGTATACTGGCATGATTGATGCATTCAGGAAAACTGTTCGGCATGAGGGCTTTGGAGCATTATACAAGGGTTTGGTACCAAACTCAGTGAAG GTAGTTCCATCCATAGCAATTGCATTTGTGACATATGAGATGGTGAAAGACATTTTAGGAGTCCAGATCAGAATATCAGACTGA